Proteins encoded in a region of the Geobacillus genomosp. 3 genome:
- the mtnX gene encoding 2-hydroxy-3-keto-5-methylthiopentenyl-1-phosphate phosphatase — translation MTRQLVLFCDFDGTITENDNIIAIMKQFAPPEWEALKDDILAERISVQEGVGNMFSLLPSSLKGEIVDFLRRTARLREGFREFAAWTKEQGIPLYVVSGGIDFFVYPLLDGIIERERIFCNGSDFSGETIRITWPHACDGECQNGCGCCKPSLLRKLAHPNGYHVVIGDSITDLAAAKQADYVLARDFLLKKCQALDLPHAPFATFFDVMDHLQQVEVTA, via the coding sequence ATGACAAGACAGCTTGTTCTCTTTTGTGATTTTGACGGCACGATTACGGAAAACGACAACATTATCGCTATTATGAAACAGTTTGCCCCGCCGGAGTGGGAGGCGCTCAAAGACGACATTCTCGCCGAGCGCATCTCGGTTCAAGAAGGGGTCGGAAACATGTTTTCCCTCCTTCCGTCTTCGCTAAAGGGCGAGATCGTCGATTTCCTGCGGCGCACCGCCCGTTTGCGCGAAGGGTTTCGCGAATTCGCCGCTTGGACGAAAGAGCAGGGCATTCCGCTCTATGTGGTGAGCGGCGGGATCGACTTTTTTGTCTACCCGCTGCTTGACGGGATCATCGAACGAGAGCGCATTTTTTGCAACGGCTCCGATTTCAGCGGCGAGACGATCCGCATCACATGGCCGCATGCGTGCGACGGCGAGTGCCAAAACGGCTGCGGCTGCTGCAAGCCGTCGCTTCTTCGGAAGCTGGCCCACCCGAACGGGTATCATGTCGTCATCGGCGATTCGATTACCGATTTAGCGGCGGCAAAACAAGCGGATTACGTGCTGGCGCGCGATTTTCTGCTCAAAAAATGCCAAGCGCTCGATTTGCCCCATGCGCCGTTTGCGACGTTTTTTGATGTGATGGATCATTTGCAGCAGGTGGAGGTGACGGCATGA
- a CDS encoding methylthioribulose 1-phosphate dehydratase: MSIVVQKWNELAEVKAELAARDWFFATSGNLSIKVTNDPLTFLVTASGKDKRKQTDEDFLLVDAAGRPAEQTHVKPSAETLLHTKIYGQTNAGCVLHVHTVDNNIISDVYAQNGEAVFSGQEIIKAFGIWEENAEVRIPIIDNDADIPTLAAEFAKHVDGDTGAVLIHNHGITVWGRDAFEAKKHLEAWEFLFSWQVKRLLLQRAAVPLAD; this comes from the coding sequence ATGAGCATCGTCGTGCAAAAATGGAACGAGCTCGCCGAGGTGAAGGCCGAGCTTGCCGCCCGTGACTGGTTTTTCGCGACAAGCGGCAATTTATCGATCAAAGTGACAAACGATCCGCTCACCTTTCTTGTCACGGCCAGCGGCAAAGACAAACGGAAGCAGACAGACGAAGATTTTCTGCTCGTTGACGCCGCTGGCCGACCAGCGGAGCAAACACATGTAAAGCCGTCAGCGGAGACGCTGTTGCATACAAAAATTTATGGGCAGACGAACGCTGGCTGCGTGTTGCACGTCCATACGGTCGACAACAACATCATTTCCGACGTGTACGCCCAAAACGGGGAAGCGGTTTTTTCCGGCCAGGAAATCATTAAAGCGTTCGGTATTTGGGAAGAAAATGCCGAGGTGCGCATTCCGATCATTGACAATGACGCCGACATCCCGACGTTGGCCGCCGAATTTGCGAAACATGTCGACGGCGATACGGGCGCGGTATTGATCCATAACCATGGCATTACCGTCTGGGGCCGCGATGCATTTGAAGCGAAAAAACATTTGGAAGCGTGGGAGTTTTTGTTCAGCTGGCAGGTGAAGCGGCTGCTTCTGCAACGGGCCGCCGTGCCGCTAGCTGACTAA
- the mtnW gene encoding 2,3-diketo-5-methylthiopentyl-1-phosphate enolase, translating to MSAVIATYLLHDEKDIRKKAEGIALGLTVGTWTDLPALEQEQLRKHKGEVVAMEELGESERTNAYFGKRLKRAIVKIAYPTVNFSADLPALLVTTFGKLSLDGEVRLLDLEFPDEWKRQFPGPRFGISGIREKVGVHDRPLLMSIFKGIIGRDLAYLTSELKKQALGGVDLVKDDEILFDSEQLPLEKRITEGKAALREVYEQTGKRTLYAVNLTGKTFELKEKAKRAAELGADVLLFNVFAYGLDVLQGLRADENITVPIMAHPAFSGAITPSEFYGVAPSLLLGKLLRFAGADFVLFPSPYGSVALEREQALGIARALTDEQEPFARAFPVPSAGIHPGLVPLLVRDFGLDSIVNAGGGIHGHPDGAIGGGQAFRAAIDAALAGRLLREAATENEALQKAIDRWGAVEVEA from the coding sequence TATTTGCTTCATGACGAGAAAGACATTCGTAAAAAGGCGGAAGGAATCGCGCTCGGCTTGACGGTCGGCACATGGACCGACTTGCCGGCGTTGGAGCAGGAGCAGCTTCGCAAACATAAAGGGGAAGTCGTCGCTATGGAAGAGCTTGGCGAAAGCGAGCGGACGAACGCGTATTTCGGCAAGCGGCTGAAGCGGGCGATCGTCAAAATCGCCTATCCGACGGTCAACTTCAGCGCTGATTTGCCGGCGCTCTTGGTGACGACGTTCGGCAAGCTGTCGCTTGATGGGGAAGTGCGGCTGCTTGACCTTGAGTTTCCGGACGAGTGGAAGCGGCAATTCCCGGGGCCGCGCTTTGGCATCAGCGGCATTCGCGAAAAAGTTGGGGTGCATGACCGCCCGCTGTTGATGAGCATTTTTAAAGGCATCATTGGCCGCGATTTGGCGTATTTGACGTCCGAATTGAAAAAACAGGCGCTTGGCGGCGTCGACTTAGTGAAAGATGACGAAATTTTGTTTGACAGCGAGCAGCTGCCGTTGGAAAAGCGGATTACGGAAGGAAAGGCCGCGCTTCGGGAAGTGTATGAACAAACGGGCAAACGGACGCTGTATGCCGTCAACTTGACCGGCAAAACGTTTGAGCTGAAAGAGAAAGCGAAACGGGCCGCCGAGCTTGGCGCCGACGTGCTGTTGTTTAACGTGTTCGCCTACGGGCTTGATGTGTTGCAAGGGCTGCGCGCGGATGAGAACATCACCGTGCCGATCATGGCTCATCCGGCGTTTAGCGGCGCCATCACGCCGTCTGAGTTTTACGGGGTCGCCCCGTCGCTGTTGCTCGGCAAGCTGTTGCGGTTCGCAGGAGCTGATTTCGTCCTGTTCCCGTCGCCGTACGGCAGCGTCGCTCTTGAGCGCGAGCAGGCGCTTGGCATCGCCCGGGCGCTCACCGATGAACAAGAGCCGTTTGCGCGGGCGTTTCCGGTGCCATCGGCCGGCATTCATCCGGGGCTCGTGCCGCTTCTTGTCCGCGATTTCGGCCTTGACAGCATCGTCAACGCCGGCGGGGGCATTCATGGCCATCCGGACGGGGCGATCGGCGGCGGGCAGGCGTTTCGCGCTGCCATCGACGCGGCTCTTGCCGGCCGTCTGCTCCGCGAAGCGGCGACAGAAAACGAAGCGCTGCAAAAAGCAATCGACCGCTGGGGCGCTGTTGAGGTGGAAGCATGA
- a CDS encoding 1,2-dihydroxy-3-keto-5-methylthiopentene dioxygenase, with protein sequence MAVIKVKKTGQVIEGEDNVRAFLNSQGVLYEHWDITKLPEHLRDKYVLSDEEKAEILTTFKDEIEDLAARRGYKTWDIVALSEATPNLEELLKKFEQVHVHTEDEVRAITAGHGIFIIKGDKETGYFDVELEAGDVISVPEGNPHYFTLMDDRQVVAVRLFIDPSGWVAHPYEEKEEVSH encoded by the coding sequence ATGGCAGTCATCAAAGTGAAAAAAACGGGTCAAGTAATCGAAGGTGAAGACAATGTCCGCGCCTTTTTAAACAGCCAAGGCGTCTTGTACGAGCATTGGGACATTACGAAACTGCCGGAACATTTGCGCGACAAGTATGTGTTAAGCGATGAAGAGAAAGCGGAAATTTTGACGACATTTAAAGACGAGATCGAAGACTTGGCAGCGCGCCGCGGCTACAAAACGTGGGACATCGTCGCTTTGTCTGAGGCGACGCCAAACTTGGAAGAGCTGCTGAAAAAATTTGAACAAGTGCACGTCCATACGGAAGATGAAGTGCGCGCCATTACGGCCGGCCACGGCATTTTCATCATCAAAGGCGACAAAGAAACCGGTTATTTTGATGTCGAGCTGGAAGCGGGCGATGTCATTTCCGTGCCGGAAGGGAATCCGCACTACTTCACATTGATGGATGACCGGCAAGTTGTGGCTGTCCGTCTGTTTATCGATCCGTCCGGCTGGGTTGCCCATCCGTACGAAGAAAAAGAGGAAGTCAGCCACTAA
- a CDS encoding amino acid permease — translation MNNNRQLGFWVLTALVVGNMVGSGIFMLPRSLAEAANPIGVMFAWLLTGVGVLMTALVFGNLAIRKPNLGGGPQIYAKELFPKGSNLSILSGFMSSWGYWVGNFAGNVAIITTFASYLSTFFPVLTSDKTVLTMGSFTLKLGNLLTFLVCTALLWVMHAIILRGVEDAGKLNFAATAAKVLGFFLFIVIALFAFDRAIVGPLDAPRYDGDGQPLGLLGQINNAALATLWAFVGVESAMVFASRARKQADVKRATIAGLLIALAIYIGISFLVMGVLPQDKLIQSEKPLVDAIVAIVGPGGGYVLAGLGLISLLGSTLGWILLSAEVPYQAAKQGLFLPAFLKENKKNVPSFSLTLSNALAQLFIFSTISHSMAAAFDFVIYIATLAYLVPYLIASVFQLKLVLTGETYGAAHGRLADGVIAALATVYSVWVVIAGTADMKTFLLGVALLASGVIFYPQVKKAAQQTNEKEKLSA, via the coding sequence TTGAATAACAACCGGCAACTCGGATTTTGGGTGTTAACGGCGTTAGTCGTTGGCAATATGGTCGGATCCGGCATTTTTATGCTGCCGCGCTCATTGGCAGAGGCGGCGAACCCGATTGGCGTCATGTTCGCCTGGCTATTGACCGGCGTCGGCGTGTTAATGACGGCGCTTGTGTTTGGCAACTTGGCGATCCGCAAGCCGAACTTGGGCGGCGGGCCGCAAATTTATGCGAAAGAGCTGTTCCCGAAAGGTTCGAACTTGTCGATTTTATCCGGTTTTATGTCGTCGTGGGGCTATTGGGTCGGCAACTTTGCCGGCAATGTCGCCATCATCACGACGTTTGCGAGCTACTTGTCGACATTTTTCCCTGTATTAACGAGCGACAAAACCGTTCTCACGATGGGCTCGTTTACGCTAAAGCTTGGGAATTTGCTTACCTTTCTCGTCTGCACGGCGCTTCTTTGGGTGATGCACGCCATTATTTTGCGCGGCGTAGAAGATGCCGGCAAGTTGAATTTCGCGGCGACAGCGGCGAAAGTGCTCGGCTTTTTCCTGTTTATTGTCATTGCCTTATTCGCTTTTGACAGAGCGATCGTCGGTCCGCTTGATGCCCCGCGTTATGACGGAGACGGACAGCCGCTCGGCCTGCTTGGACAAATTAACAACGCCGCGTTAGCGACGCTTTGGGCGTTTGTCGGTGTTGAATCGGCGATGGTGTTCGCTTCGCGGGCGCGCAAACAGGCGGATGTGAAGCGGGCGACGATCGCCGGTCTTTTGATCGCTTTGGCCATTTATATTGGCATCAGCTTTTTGGTAATGGGCGTCTTGCCGCAAGACAAGCTCATTCAATCGGAGAAGCCGCTCGTTGATGCCATTGTCGCCATCGTCGGCCCGGGCGGCGGCTACGTGCTTGCTGGTCTTGGTCTCATCAGCTTGCTCGGTTCGACGCTCGGCTGGATTTTGTTGAGCGCAGAAGTGCCGTACCAGGCGGCGAAACAAGGGCTGTTTCTGCCGGCCTTTTTGAAAGAAAACAAGAAAAACGTGCCAAGCTTCTCGTTGACGCTATCGAATGCATTGGCCCAGCTGTTCATTTTCTCGACCATTTCCCATTCGATGGCGGCAGCGTTCGACTTTGTCATTTACATCGCTACGCTCGCCTATCTCGTTCCGTATTTGATCGCCTCTGTCTTCCAGCTGAAACTCGTGCTCACCGGGGAAACGTATGGGGCAGCGCACGGACGGCTGGCTGACGGCGTGATCGCTGCTTTGGCGACCGTCTACTCCGTCTGGGTCGTCATCGCTGGCACAGCGGACATGAAAACGTTCCTGCTCGGCGTCGCCTTGCTGGCCAGCGGCGTGATCTTCTACCCGCAAGTGAAAAAAGCGGCGCAGCAAACAAACGAAAAAGAAAAATTATCAGCGTAA
- a CDS encoding short-chain dehydrogenase, translating into MHALVIGGTGMLADVSLWLVREGYDVSVIARRYGRMKQLIDRAGQMASINPLLVDYRDQEALCSLISRAVQKNGTFALIIAWVHTDGNQALSTVIKKNSGHPGPWRLFHVLGSRADPAEAKSELCLPVACLYRQVQLGFVVEEYGSRWLTHQEISGGVIDAIRRDAPFHLVGTLDQSEKKRPR; encoded by the coding sequence ATGCACGCCCTTGTCATCGGCGGGACAGGCATGTTGGCTGATGTGTCGCTTTGGCTTGTGCGGGAAGGATATGATGTGTCCGTCATCGCCCGCCGCTACGGACGGATGAAGCAGCTCATCGACCGCGCTGGACAAATGGCATCCATCAATCCGCTTCTTGTTGACTATCGCGATCAAGAAGCGCTTTGTTCCCTAATTTCCCGGGCCGTCCAAAAAAACGGAACGTTTGCTCTAATCATTGCGTGGGTGCATACAGACGGAAACCAGGCGCTGTCCACTGTCATCAAAAAAAATAGCGGACATCCCGGCCCTTGGCGGTTGTTTCACGTGCTCGGCAGCCGCGCCGATCCAGCCGAGGCGAAATCGGAACTCTGTTTGCCTGTCGCTTGCCTTTATCGGCAAGTTCAGCTCGGTTTTGTCGTAGAAGAATACGGTTCGCGCTGGCTCACCCATCAAGAAATCAGCGGCGGCGTCATTGATGCCATTCGGCGTGATGCGCCGTTTCATCTGGTCGGCACCCTAGATCAATCAGAGAAGAAGCGCCCGCGTTAA
- a CDS encoding M3 family oligoendopeptidase produces the protein MKFSAFHYERPDMDQLQASFQEALDAFRRAGSAAGQHEAMKRVNELRRRYSTMANLCHIRHTIDTNDEFYKKEQDFFDETEPVVKGLINDYYRALVESPFRAELEKTWGAQLFALAETQLKTYAPAVMEDLQKENKLASEYTKLIASAKIMFEGEERTLAQLQPFVESPDRSMRKRASEARFSFFTDHEKELDELYDELVHVRTAIAEKLGFKNFVELGYARLGRTDYNAEMVANFRRQVKTHIVPLAAKLRERQRQRIQVDRLTYYDEPFMFPSGNPAPKGDAAWIVDNGRRMYEELSPETGAFFRYMVEHELMDLVAKKGKASGGYCTYIDDYQAPFIFSNFTGTSGDIDVLTHEAGHAFQVYESRHYDIPEYNWPTLEACEIHSMSMEFFTWPWMELFFAEDADKYRFSHLSDALLFLPYGVAVDEFQHAVYERPDMTPAERKKTWRDIENVYLPTRDYDGHDYLERGGFWQRQGHIYTDPFYYIDYTLAQVCAFQFWKRAQDDRAAAWRDYVALCRLGGSRPFTELVQCANLQSSFADGAVASVAGHIERWLDSVDDKAL, from the coding sequence TTGAAATTTTCCGCATTTCATTATGAGCGGCCCGACATGGATCAGCTGCAGGCATCGTTTCAGGAGGCGCTCGATGCGTTCCGCCGCGCCGGGAGCGCTGCCGGGCAGCACGAGGCGATGAAACGGGTCAACGAACTGCGCCGCCGCTACAGCACGATGGCGAACCTTTGTCATATCCGCCATACGATCGATACAAACGATGAGTTCTATAAGAAAGAACAAGACTTTTTTGATGAAACGGAACCGGTCGTCAAAGGGCTCATCAACGATTATTACCGCGCCCTTGTCGAGTCGCCGTTTCGCGCTGAGCTCGAAAAAACGTGGGGCGCGCAGCTGTTTGCCTTAGCGGAAACGCAGCTGAAAACGTACGCTCCGGCAGTGATGGAAGACTTGCAAAAAGAAAACAAGCTGGCGAGCGAATATACGAAGCTCATCGCATCGGCAAAAATCATGTTTGAAGGCGAAGAGCGGACGCTTGCCCAGCTGCAGCCGTTCGTCGAATCGCCGGATCGCTCGATGCGCAAACGGGCGAGCGAAGCAAGGTTTTCGTTTTTCACCGATCATGAAAAAGAGCTTGATGAGCTGTACGATGAGCTCGTCCATGTCCGCACGGCGATCGCCGAGAAGCTGGGGTTCAAAAATTTTGTCGAGCTCGGTTATGCCCGTTTAGGACGGACCGATTACAATGCCGAGATGGTTGCCAACTTCCGCCGGCAAGTGAAAACGCACATCGTCCCGCTCGCCGCCAAGCTGCGCGAGCGCCAGCGGCAGCGGATTCAGGTCGACCGGCTTACGTATTATGATGAGCCGTTCATGTTCCCAAGCGGCAACCCGGCGCCAAAAGGGGACGCCGCTTGGATCGTCGACAACGGCCGGCGCATGTATGAAGAGCTGTCGCCGGAAACGGGCGCGTTTTTCCGCTATATGGTCGAACATGAACTGATGGACCTCGTCGCCAAAAAAGGGAAAGCGAGCGGCGGCTATTGCACGTATATTGACGACTACCAGGCGCCGTTTATTTTCTCGAACTTTACCGGAACGTCCGGCGACATTGACGTATTGACCCATGAAGCGGGACATGCGTTCCAAGTGTACGAAAGCCGTCATTACGATATCCCAGAATACAATTGGCCGACGCTTGAGGCGTGCGAAATCCATTCGATGAGCATGGAATTTTTCACATGGCCGTGGATGGAGCTGTTTTTCGCCGAAGACGCCGACAAATACCGGTTCTCCCATTTGAGCGACGCGCTCTTGTTTTTGCCGTACGGCGTCGCCGTCGATGAATTCCAACACGCCGTCTACGAGCGCCCGGACATGACGCCGGCCGAGCGGAAGAAAACATGGCGTGACATTGAGAACGTGTATTTGCCGACAAGGGATTACGACGGCCACGATTACCTTGAACGGGGCGGCTTTTGGCAGCGGCAAGGGCATATTTACACCGACCCGTTTTATTACATTGACTACACGCTTGCGCAAGTGTGCGCGTTCCAGTTTTGGAAGCGGGCGCAAGACGACCGGGCTGCGGCGTGGCGCGACTATGTGGCGCTTTGCCGATTGGGCGGCAGCCGGCCGTTTACCGAGCTCGTCCAATGCGCCAACCTCCAGTCGTCGTTTGCCGACGGGGCGGTCGCTTCAGTCGCCGGCCATATCGAACGGTGGCTGGACAGTGTCGATGACAAAGCGTTGTGA
- a CDS encoding alpha/beta hydrolase family protein → MNNGQPLKHRGMTVEDLLRLRSVRDPHYAPDGTRGVFVQKSIDEEKQYRSHLYIWTEGGAVRQWTFGRWRDTRPRFSPDSKTIAFLSDRSGRTQLWLLPADGGEARQLTFFKNGVRDYVWTPDGAFLIALTTLGDNETIDDREEPEKKETKPADLKPRVVERLYYKSDASGFLDGKQAVLVRIDATSGKAEALTNLEEEIGSFAVSPNGQTLAFVANRNNDPDTMFTRDIILLDLEKKTETNLTNGCGTFASLAWSPDGMKLAAIGHDLAYLGATIHRLYVFELERQTKRVLTADWDVHLGDAMVGDTHADAKGPGPVWKHDGTGVYVTASERGRVNVFFIPLDGPVVPIIEGDFHVYGLAIHPNEQQAVAAISEPTVIGDLYAISLESGAKTRLTTVNEALENEVALADAEPFTYQSTDGSDIQGWVMKPPGLGGGEKAPLIVEIHGGPHTMYGFTFFHEFQLLASSGYAVLFTNPRGSHGYGQPFVNAVRGDYGGMDYEDIMAGVDAAIKQFAFIDETRLGVTGGSYGGFMTNWIVGHTDRFRAAVTQRSISNWLSFAGVSDIGYFFTKWEVGCDVWEDAERLWHHSPLKYVQHVRTPLLILHSEHDYRCPIEQAEQLFIALKQLGRETKLVRFPDANHDLSRTGNPALRLERLRQIVGWFDHYLKGPLD, encoded by the coding sequence ATGAACAATGGACAACCGCTGAAACACCGCGGCATGACTGTAGAAGATCTGCTTCGCCTCCGCTCGGTGCGCGATCCGCACTACGCGCCGGACGGAACGCGCGGCGTGTTCGTGCAAAAATCGATCGATGAGGAAAAACAATACCGTTCCCATCTATACATATGGACCGAAGGCGGCGCCGTCCGCCAGTGGACGTTCGGCCGCTGGCGCGACACGAGGCCGCGCTTTTCCCCGGACAGCAAAACGATCGCGTTTTTGTCCGACCGCTCCGGGCGCACACAGCTTTGGCTGTTGCCGGCTGACGGCGGCGAAGCGCGCCAGCTGACGTTTTTCAAAAACGGGGTGCGCGATTACGTTTGGACGCCGGACGGGGCGTTTCTCATCGCTTTGACAACGCTTGGCGACAACGAAACGATCGACGACCGGGAAGAGCCGGAAAAAAAGGAAACGAAGCCGGCTGACCTGAAACCGCGCGTGGTGGAGCGGCTCTACTACAAATCAGACGCATCGGGTTTTCTTGACGGCAAACAGGCGGTGCTCGTGCGCATCGATGCAACGTCAGGAAAAGCGGAAGCGTTGACAAACCTCGAGGAAGAAATCGGCTCATTTGCCGTTTCGCCAAACGGGCAGACGCTCGCCTTTGTCGCCAATCGGAACAATGATCCTGACACCATGTTTACGCGCGACATCATTTTGCTCGATCTCGAGAAAAAAACAGAAACGAACTTGACGAACGGATGCGGCACATTCGCCTCGCTCGCCTGGTCGCCGGACGGAATGAAGCTCGCGGCCATCGGCCATGATCTCGCTTATCTCGGAGCGACCATTCACCGTCTCTACGTCTTTGAACTAGAACGTCAAACGAAGCGGGTGCTGACCGCCGATTGGGACGTTCATCTCGGCGATGCGATGGTCGGCGATACACACGCCGATGCAAAAGGCCCAGGCCCGGTTTGGAAACATGACGGAACCGGTGTATACGTCACCGCCTCGGAGCGCGGACGCGTCAACGTATTTTTCATCCCGCTTGACGGACCCGTCGTTCCGATCATCGAAGGGGACTTCCATGTATACGGCCTCGCCATCCATCCGAACGAACAGCAGGCCGTTGCCGCGATTAGCGAGCCGACAGTGATTGGGGATTTATATGCCATCTCACTTGAAAGCGGCGCAAAAACGCGGCTCACCACGGTCAATGAAGCGCTCGAGAACGAAGTCGCGCTCGCTGATGCCGAACCGTTTACCTACCAATCAACAGACGGTTCGGACATTCAAGGTTGGGTCATGAAGCCGCCCGGGCTTGGCGGCGGAGAAAAAGCACCGCTTATCGTCGAAATTCATGGCGGCCCGCATACAATGTACGGATTTACGTTTTTCCATGAATTTCAGCTGCTCGCTTCTTCCGGCTATGCTGTGCTGTTTACGAATCCGCGCGGAAGCCATGGATACGGCCAACCGTTTGTCAATGCAGTGCGCGGCGATTACGGCGGCATGGATTATGAAGACATTATGGCCGGCGTCGACGCCGCCATCAAGCAGTTCGCCTTTATTGACGAGACACGTCTTGGCGTTACCGGCGGCAGCTACGGCGGATTTATGACGAACTGGATCGTCGGGCACACCGACCGCTTCCGGGCCGCCGTCACCCAGCGCTCGATTTCCAACTGGCTCAGCTTCGCCGGCGTGAGCGACATCGGCTACTTTTTCACGAAATGGGAAGTTGGGTGCGACGTCTGGGAAGACGCCGAGCGGCTTTGGCATCATTCGCCGCTCAAATACGTCCAACATGTGCGCACGCCGCTCTTAATTTTGCATAGCGAGCATGACTATCGCTGCCCGATCGAGCAGGCGGAACAGTTGTTTATCGCATTGAAACAACTCGGGCGGGAAACGAAACTTGTCCGCTTCCCCGATGCCAATCACGATTTGTCGCGCACCGGCAACCCGGCACTTCGCCTCGAACGGCTTCGCCAAATCGTCGGTTGGTTTGATCATTATTTGAAAGGACCACTGGATTAA
- a CDS encoding ZIP family metal transporter, translated as MNQVLAGSVLSALSTGLGAVPILFLAKSLTHRWRDVLLAFSAGIMMAASMMSLIPEALRIGGFGALTIGLSAGVLILTLLEMTVPHIDLGHTKSGLPFDEKAMLIIAAITLHNLPEGLSVGVSYASDAETTGNLIALAIGLQNAPEGFLVALFLVNQHISRFKAFLIATLTGAVEIVTSLLGFYLTSLFRGLVPYGLAFAAGAMLFIIYKELIPESHGDGNERTSTYAFIIGILFMIFLTESF; from the coding sequence ATGAACCAAGTGTTAGCCGGCAGTGTGCTTTCTGCCTTATCGACAGGGCTTGGCGCTGTGCCGATTTTGTTTTTAGCCAAATCACTCACCCACCGTTGGCGTGACGTGCTGTTGGCATTTTCCGCCGGCATTATGATGGCGGCGTCTATGATGAGCCTTATTCCGGAGGCGCTGCGGATCGGCGGCTTTGGGGCACTTACGATCGGCCTTTCGGCTGGCGTGCTCATTTTAACGTTGCTCGAGATGACTGTTCCCCATATCGATTTAGGGCATACAAAAAGCGGTTTGCCATTTGACGAAAAAGCGATGCTCATCATCGCTGCCATTACGTTGCACAACCTTCCTGAAGGATTATCGGTGGGAGTCAGCTATGCATCCGATGCCGAGACGACTGGCAATTTGATCGCGTTGGCCATCGGCTTGCAAAATGCGCCGGAAGGATTTTTAGTCGCCTTGTTTTTAGTCAATCAGCACATCAGCCGCTTCAAAGCCTTTCTGATTGCCACATTAACGGGGGCGGTCGAAATCGTCACATCGCTGCTCGGTTTTTATTTAACTTCCCTCTTCCGTGGTTTAGTCCCGTACGGATTGGCGTTTGCCGCCGGAGCCATGCTGTTTATTATTTACAAAGAGCTTATTCCCGAAAGCCATGGCGACGGAAATGAACGGACATCGACATATGCGTTTATTATTGGTATTTTGTTTATGATTTTTCTAACAGAATCGTTTTAA
- a CDS encoding MarR family winged helix-turn-helix transcriptional regulator, giving the protein MEQKEQALEQSLKLFIVLSRAYRSVSDQVNKSIHSFGVNPTEFAVLELLYHKGDQPLQQIGEKILLASGSITYVVDKLENKGLIVRRACERDRRVTYASITEEGRRFIERVFPEHAEKIHETVSALTAEEKEQAIALLKKLGYGAKNAQPNRD; this is encoded by the coding sequence ATGGAACAGAAAGAGCAGGCGCTTGAGCAATCATTGAAACTGTTTATCGTACTGTCACGGGCATATCGGTCCGTCAGCGACCAAGTAAACAAATCGATCCACTCGTTCGGAGTGAATCCGACGGAGTTTGCGGTGTTAGAACTGCTATACCATAAAGGCGACCAGCCGCTTCAGCAAATCGGCGAAAAAATTTTGCTCGCCAGCGGCAGCATCACTTACGTTGTCGACAAACTGGAAAACAAAGGGTTGATCGTCCGCCGGGCCTGTGAACGGGACCGGCGCGTCACGTATGCATCGATTACGGAAGAAGGCCGGCGGTTCATTGAGCGCGTCTTTCCGGAACATGCAGAAAAAATTCATGAAACGGTATCAGCGCTTACGGCGGAGGAAAAAGAGCAAGCGATCGCCTTGCTGAAAAAATTAGGATACGGAGCGAAAAACGCCCAGCCAAACAGAGACTGA
- a CDS encoding phosphate propanoyltransferase produces the protein MMIPVGVSNRHIHLSKEHMAALFGEGAELTVLKPLSQPGQFAAKETVTVEGPKGKIENVRVLGPVRSLTQLEISKTDSFKLGVAPPVRLSGDIEGTPGITIHGPNGTVTVDKGVIIAKRHIHMTPKDAETFGVRDRQVVKVKTQGERALIFDEVIVRVSEDFALDMHIDTDEANAAGLKTGDYVELLPS, from the coding sequence ATGATGATTCCGGTTGGGGTGTCGAATCGCCATATTCATTTATCGAAAGAACATATGGCGGCGCTGTTCGGGGAAGGCGCCGAGCTGACAGTGCTCAAGCCGCTGTCCCAGCCCGGCCAGTTTGCCGCTAAGGAAACGGTAACGGTGGAAGGACCGAAAGGGAAAATCGAAAATGTCCGCGTCCTTGGCCCGGTCCGTTCGCTCACCCAGCTTGAAATCTCGAAAACGGACAGCTTCAAGCTTGGTGTTGCGCCGCCTGTCCGCTTATCTGGCGATATTGAAGGAACGCCGGGCATTACGATTCACGGGCCGAACGGGACGGTGACGGTGGACAAGGGGGTCATCATTGCCAAGCGCCACATTCATATGACGCCGAAAGATGCGGAAACGTTTGGCGTCCGCGACAGGCAAGTCGTGAAAGTGAAAACGCAAGGGGAGCGCGCCCTCATTTTTGACGAAGTGATCGTCCGCGTCAGCGAAGACTTTGCGTTAGATATGCACATTGACACCGATGAAGCGAACGCGGCCGGTTTAAAAACGGGCGATTATGTGGAGTTGCTCCCGTCGTGA